The following proteins are co-located in the Leishmania major strain Friedlin complete genome, chromosome 30 genome:
- a CDS encoding putative V-type ATPase, C subunit: MPVEAEVLPTPTRLPPDDAMHVVGGLIRYILIIVIVVFGIIPALCGTVFPPFSALWSILKAVSPYAWASMGTGIGIALSILGAAWGILTSGASISGAAIRAPEIRSKNLISIIFCEAVAIYGVILSIIMMGKIQASSSSVGSGGVYMYETIIGGYTLFAAGIAVGIGNMACGIAVGIVGSSCAIADAHSSSLFVKVLVIEIFASALGIFAVITGILMAQKVQMK; this comes from the coding sequence ATGCCTGTGGAAGCGGAAGTGCTCCCGACGCCGACGCGTCTGCCGCCAGATGACGCAATGCACGTGGTCGGAGGCCTCATCCGGTACATTCTCATCATCGTAATTGTCGTCTTCGGTATCATTCCTGCCTTGTGTGGGACCGTGTTCCCCCCCTTCTCGGCGTTGTGGAGCATCCTGAAGGCTGTGTCGCCGTATGCGTGGGCCTCCATGGGCACCGGCATCGGCATCGCGCTTTCCATTCTCGGCGCCGCATGGGGCATCCTAACAAGTGGTGCGTCGATCAGCGGTGCGGCTATCCGGGCCCCAGAAATCCGGAGTAAGAACCTCATCTCCATCATTTTTTGCGAGGCCGTGGCTATCTACGGTGTCATTCTCTCCATCATCATGATGGGAAAGATTCAGGCGAGCAGTTCTTctgtcggcagcggcggcgtctaCATGTACGAGACCATCATTGGCGGCTACACCCTCTTTGCTGCCGGGATTGCCGTGGGCATCGGCAACATGGCGTGCGGTATCGCGGTCGGCATTGTTGGCAGCAGTTGTGCTATTGCCGATGCGCACAGCAGTAGCTTGTTTGTGAAGGTGCTCGTGATTGAGATTTTCGCCTCGGCGCTTGGTATCTTTGCGGTCATTACGGGCATTCTGATGGCGCAGAAGGTTCAAATGAAGTAG